One part of the Myxococcales bacterium genome encodes these proteins:
- a CDS encoding M61 family peptidase — protein MARRLSLLAGTLLSLAWGGSALSASPLMHIEVDASDAPQRILHVRQTIPVGPGPVTLVFPKWLPGEHGPTGPINDLVNLHMRARGKPVAWQRAPRDAYAFVVPSTEGADALDVSFDAVTSVGGRGAPSPASATPELLVLKWNAVLLYESGVAVSEARVEASLRLPPGWSWGSALIARSESPTRLRFAPVSLETLIDSPVVAGAETTRFDLSPPGGPPHKLFAAADSARALALPPETLAGYRALVREAGALFGTYPYESYTFLLTLSDHLPFGGLEHHASSDNRVAEDTWLDPHKRLFRSALLPHELVHSWNGKYRRPQGLVVRDYQQAHDTRLLWVYEGLTSYWGEVLAARAGLRTREQAQEFLAMTAAGMDAQTGRTWRSLADTAATAPHLGQAVKHWRNLRRGLDYYPEMVLVWLEADGLVRQATQGARTLDDFCRRFAGPSGDRVRVSPYERNDVLELLREVAPLDWDAFFTSRIEAIVAQPSRTALGNVGWRLVFTREPTETFRALEAASRELNLTYSLGLVVSHEGEVVDVVPGTAAARARVPPGARVVAVNGRKFSRERLLAAVEDSPRRRKVELLLENQEFFEAHELVYAGGPRYPRLERLEHAPDLLGSILTARAPSSQAKPPTPPIGD, from the coding sequence ATGGCTCGCCGTCTTTCCTTGCTCGCAGGCACGTTGCTTTCGCTCGCTTGGGGTGGCTCTGCACTTAGTGCCTCGCCGCTCATGCACATCGAGGTGGACGCCTCCGACGCTCCCCAGCGCATTCTGCACGTACGCCAAACGATCCCGGTCGGGCCGGGGCCCGTCACCCTGGTGTTTCCCAAGTGGCTCCCGGGCGAGCACGGTCCGACCGGTCCCATCAACGACCTGGTGAATCTTCACATGCGTGCGCGGGGAAAACCCGTGGCCTGGCAGCGCGCCCCACGCGACGCCTACGCGTTCGTCGTGCCCTCGACAGAAGGTGCCGACGCGCTCGACGTAAGTTTCGATGCGGTGACGAGCGTGGGCGGGCGCGGTGCCCCCTCTCCCGCCAGCGCCACTCCGGAGCTACTCGTGTTGAAATGGAACGCGGTGCTGCTCTACGAAAGCGGCGTGGCGGTGTCCGAGGCACGCGTCGAAGCGTCCCTGCGCTTGCCGCCGGGTTGGTCGTGGGGAAGCGCCCTCATCGCCCGCTCCGAGAGCCCCACACGGCTCCGTTTTGCCCCGGTCTCGCTCGAGACCCTGATCGACAGCCCCGTCGTGGCAGGGGCCGAGACCACAAGGTTCGATCTGTCGCCTCCGGGAGGCCCGCCGCACAAGCTCTTTGCGGCGGCCGACAGCGCACGCGCCCTGGCGTTGCCGCCCGAAACGCTCGCAGGCTACCGCGCCCTGGTGCGCGAAGCCGGTGCGCTCTTCGGGACCTATCCCTACGAGAGTTACACGTTTTTACTGACGCTCTCCGACCACCTGCCTTTCGGAGGCCTCGAGCATCACGCCAGCAGCGACAACCGTGTGGCCGAAGACACCTGGCTCGATCCGCACAAACGCTTGTTCCGTTCGGCCCTGCTTCCCCACGAGCTGGTGCACAGCTGGAACGGCAAATACCGGCGGCCCCAGGGGCTCGTGGTCCGCGACTATCAGCAAGCCCACGACACACGCCTGCTTTGGGTGTACGAGGGCCTCACGTCCTACTGGGGCGAGGTCCTGGCCGCGCGGGCTGGCTTGCGCACCCGAGAGCAGGCGCAGGAGTTTCTCGCGATGACGGCCGCGGGCATGGACGCGCAGACAGGTCGCACGTGGCGCTCGCTGGCGGACACCGCCGCTACGGCCCCCCACCTCGGGCAGGCGGTGAAGCACTGGCGCAACCTACGACGCGGACTCGACTACTACCCAGAAATGGTCCTGGTCTGGCTCGAAGCCGACGGTCTCGTTCGCCAGGCCACGCAGGGGGCGCGCACGCTCGACGATTTCTGTCGGCGCTTCGCCGGGCCTTCCGGTGACCGCGTGAGGGTCTCACCCTACGAGCGAAACGATGTGCTCGAGCTCCTGCGCGAGGTGGCGCCCCTCGACTGGGACGCCTTCTTCACGTCACGGATCGAGGCCATCGTGGCCCAGCCTTCCCGCACGGCCCTCGGCAACGTGGGCTGGCGCCTGGTGTTCACTCGCGAACCCACCGAGACGTTTCGAGCGCTCGAGGCGGCAAGCCGGGAATTGAATCTCACGTATTCCCTGGGCCTCGTCGTGAGCCACGAAGGCGAGGTCGTCGACGTCGTTCCGGGCACGGCCGCCGCGCGCGCCCGGGTACCGCCGGGCGCACGCGTGGTGGCCGTGAACGGTCGCAAGTTCTCGCGGGAACGGCTGCTCGCCGCGGTGGAAGACTCACCCCGACGCCGCAAGGTCGAGTTGCTGCTCGAAAACCAAGAGTTCTTCGAGGCACACGAGCTCGTCTATGCCGGCGGTCCCCGTTACCCGCGGCTCGAGCGCTTGGAGCACGCCCCGGATCTTCTCGGCAGCATTCTCACGGCCCGGGCGCCTTCCTCGCAGGCCAAGCCCCCGACGCCGCCGATCGGCGATTAA
- a CDS encoding DUF1552 domain-containing protein, which translates to MTRKPLSRRTLLRGGAGFSLALPLLDAMVPRSARSAQAMTPKRFVYWMQPLSIYADVFWPTAPGAKPYNWQTDPMKEVYFSGPGAMVNDKFELPEALAALQPHRNDMLFVEGLDNSGGNHPAYSTTLTGTNTYEHSPQNMISIDQLIAQRLNPPTKFRTLNVGVNNGGANDGQAVSWLSKSQSVPASDNPIKTWERIFAGVSADPDKARKLREKKRSVLDSAIEQASTLQQDLGAADRRKLDQYLTSFREIESRLDAGAQAGCSPPAKTDTKSPSHGRVLYDEDELEDIADTPFVMKQQIDLLAMALACDLTRIGGLQFGTEANNNTFPWIGLPSWRWHDASHFEAGAPEKWPEQRTFAEGWRAVAKWSVEQYGLLVQRMKDFGAFENATVVFLTSMNHGGAHKARNCPIVVTGSAGGALKVGRHVRLPHRFNGNGEGTPRRFNDLHITLARAMGVNIDTFGDADKSTGPITELLT; encoded by the coding sequence ATGACGCGCAAACCACTCTCTCGCCGAACGTTGTTGCGGGGCGGGGCGGGCTTCTCCCTGGCCTTGCCGTTGCTGGACGCGATGGTGCCTCGCTCTGCCCGGAGCGCCCAGGCCATGACTCCGAAGCGCTTCGTGTACTGGATGCAGCCCTTGTCCATTTACGCGGATGTCTTTTGGCCCACGGCGCCCGGGGCCAAGCCCTACAACTGGCAGACCGACCCGATGAAGGAGGTCTACTTCAGCGGGCCGGGCGCCATGGTGAATGACAAGTTTGAGCTGCCCGAGGCCCTCGCGGCCCTGCAGCCGCACCGGAACGACATGTTGTTCGTGGAGGGGCTCGACAACTCGGGGGGCAATCACCCCGCCTACAGCACGACGCTCACCGGCACGAACACTTACGAGCACTCGCCGCAGAACATGATCTCGATTGATCAGCTCATCGCGCAGCGGCTCAACCCACCGACGAAGTTCCGGACCCTCAACGTGGGCGTCAACAATGGGGGGGCCAACGACGGCCAAGCCGTGTCGTGGCTCTCGAAGTCTCAGTCCGTGCCCGCATCGGATAACCCCATCAAGACCTGGGAGCGCATCTTCGCTGGTGTGTCTGCGGATCCCGACAAGGCACGAAAGCTAAGAGAGAAGAAGCGCTCCGTGCTCGATTCTGCGATCGAACAGGCCAGCACCCTTCAACAGGATCTTGGCGCGGCCGATCGGCGGAAGCTCGACCAATATCTGACCTCCTTCCGGGAGATCGAAAGCCGCCTCGATGCCGGTGCACAGGCCGGCTGTTCGCCCCCCGCAAAGACTGACACGAAGAGCCCGTCGCACGGCCGGGTCCTTTACGACGAGGACGAGCTCGAGGACATCGCCGATACGCCCTTCGTCATGAAGCAGCAGATCGATCTTCTGGCGATGGCTTTGGCGTGCGATCTCACCCGCATCGGCGGTCTGCAGTTCGGCACCGAGGCCAACAACAACACCTTCCCTTGGATTGGACTTCCTTCATGGCGCTGGCATGACGCTTCTCACTTCGAGGCGGGCGCTCCCGAAAAGTGGCCGGAGCAGAGGACCTTCGCGGAAGGGTGGCGTGCCGTCGCCAAATGGAGCGTCGAGCAATACGGCCTCCTGGTCCAGAGAATGAAAGACTTTGGTGCGTTCGAGAACGCGACGGTCGTGTTTCTGACCTCGATGAACCACGGTGGGGCGCACAAGGCCCGCAACTGCCCCATCGTCGTCACGGGCTCGGCGGGCGGCGCGCTCAAGGTCGGACGCCACGTGCGCCTCCCCCATCGCTTCAACGGAAACGGCGAGGGGACCCCCCGGCGGTTCAACGATCTCCACATCACGTTGGCCCGCGCGATGGGCGTCAACATCGATACCTTCGGCGACGCGGACAAGAGCACGGGACCCATCACGGAGCTTTTGACATGA
- a CDS encoding DUF1592 domain-containing protein yields the protein MRRLTREEYDYTVSDLLGTKLTPARAFPREETVKGFDNNASQLSFPGQLAEQALSAAASLAQVALSKAGSIEPCASSETSEACGKKFIETFGRRAWRRPLTGPEVDRLMGVFALGDTFTEGLDLALQSLLISAPFLYRIETPAERPRPASSWDMASRLSYLLWKSMPDGELMDVAAADGLQSKASILAQAERMLKDPKAERTFAAFNAQLMELPRINTAAKDPKVFPKWDNDYPRLLRDSAEAFMAHVVKEGTFADLFTADFVFTNDQLSAYYGVDKPGTSEMTKVSLNDPKRSAGLLTQGGVIASHSGFTGTSPTFMGRWVRERLLCGTLPPPPPEVNVMIGPAPPNQTTREHHAAHNDNPDCVPCHRLMDPIGYAFEEYDAIGVHRTTENGKPVDPSGEAVDSDVGTFVGATQLGEKLAASTSAQSCLATQWFRYAQGRLEEASDKAALEGLLAAVRDTGTYKNLLLKTVQSAPFLQASPPQE from the coding sequence ATGCGCCGCCTGACGCGCGAGGAATACGACTACACCGTTTCCGACCTGCTCGGCACGAAGCTCACACCCGCACGGGCCTTCCCCAGGGAGGAGACGGTCAAGGGATTCGACAACAATGCCTCTCAGCTGTCCTTTCCAGGGCAGCTGGCCGAGCAAGCCCTCTCGGCGGCAGCCTCGCTCGCGCAAGTGGCGCTCAGCAAGGCGGGGTCCATCGAGCCTTGTGCCTCGAGCGAAACCTCTGAAGCTTGCGGGAAGAAGTTCATCGAGACCTTTGGGCGGCGTGCGTGGCGCCGCCCCCTCACAGGGCCCGAAGTGGACCGCCTCATGGGCGTCTTCGCACTGGGAGACACCTTCACCGAAGGCCTCGACCTGGCCCTCCAGTCCCTGCTGATCTCCGCCCCTTTTCTCTACCGTATCGAGACGCCTGCTGAGCGGCCAAGGCCCGCGTCTTCGTGGGATATGGCCTCGCGCCTTTCGTACCTGCTGTGGAAGAGCATGCCTGACGGAGAGCTCATGGACGTGGCGGCGGCCGACGGGCTCCAGTCCAAGGCGTCCATCTTGGCTCAGGCCGAAAGGATGCTGAAGGATCCGAAGGCCGAGCGCACGTTCGCGGCGTTCAACGCGCAGCTCATGGAGTTGCCCCGCATCAATACGGCTGCCAAGGATCCGAAGGTGTTTCCGAAGTGGGACAATGACTACCCGCGGCTGCTTCGTGACAGCGCCGAGGCGTTCATGGCCCACGTCGTGAAGGAAGGCACGTTCGCAGACCTCTTCACCGCCGACTTCGTGTTTACGAACGACCAGCTGTCCGCCTACTACGGCGTCGACAAGCCCGGCACGAGCGAGATGACGAAGGTCTCCCTGAACGACCCGAAGCGTAGCGCGGGCCTTCTCACACAAGGCGGTGTCATCGCAAGCCACTCGGGGTTCACAGGCACCTCTCCCACGTTCATGGGGCGTTGGGTGCGCGAACGCTTGCTCTGCGGGACTTTGCCGCCGCCGCCACCCGAGGTGAACGTGATGATCGGGCCCGCCCCTCCCAACCAAACGACACGGGAGCATCACGCGGCCCACAACGACAATCCGGACTGTGTGCCCTGTCACCGGCTCATGGACCCGATCGGCTACGCCTTCGAGGAGTACGACGCCATCGGCGTGCACCGAACCACCGAAAACGGCAAGCCGGTCGATCCTTCGGGCGAGGCCGTCGACAGCGACGTGGGTACGTTCGTGGGCGCCACGCAACTCGGGGAAAAGCTGGCGGCCAGTACCTCCGCACAAAGCTGCCTGGCAACCCAGTGGTTCCGCTACGCGCAGGGGCGCCTGGAAGAGGCCTCCGATAAGGCAGCTCTCGAAGGTCTTCTGGCCGCCGTCAGAGATACGGGCACCTACAAAAACCTGCTTCTGAAAACGGTCCAGAGCGCTCCGTTCCTGCAGGCCTCCCCGCCCCAGGAGTAG